atgtacacacatacatgcacatacacagagagagggagaaacacACACGTACATGCACAGTAGTGTTGTAATTTCAATGGGTGTGACAAGTATCCAtgaggaactctctctctctccatatatatacacagagagagggagaaacacacacatacatgcacagtagtgttgtatttcaatgggtGTGACAAGTATACacgtggaactctctctctctccatatatatacacacatacatgcacatacacagagagagggagaaacacacacatacatgcacagtaGTGTTGTGATTTCAATGGGTGTGACAAGTATACATGAGGaactctctctttatatatatatatgtacacacatacatgcacatacacagagagagggagaaacacACACGTACATGCACAGTAGTGTTGTAATTTCAATGGGTGTGACAAGTATCCAtgaggaactctctctctctccatatatatacacacatacatgcacatacacagagagagggagaaacacacacatacatgcacagtaGTGTTGTGATTTCAATGGGTGTGACAAGTATACATGAGGaactctctctttatatatatatatgtacacacatacatgcacatacacagagagagggagaaacacACACGTACATGCACAGTAGTGTTGTAATTTCAATGGGTGTGACAAGTATCCAtgaggaactctctctctctccatatatatacacacatacatgcacatacacagagagagggagaaacacacacatacatgcacagtaGTGTTGTATTATCAATGGGTGTGACAAGTATACATGAGGAACTCTATATATAttcacatacatgcacatacacagagagagggagaaacacacacatacaggcacAGTAGTGTTGTGATTTCAAAGGGTGTGACAAGTATACATGtggaactctgtctctctctctctatatatatatacacatacacagagagagagagagaaatgcacaTAGCATGTTCCTCATATACTGCAtgaggcttgtgtgtgtgtgtgtatctttttgCAGAGCCTGGGGAATGCCAGGAATGCGCCTGTTCCTGGGAGGGATGGACAGGCTCCATTCGGTCCTATGGAAGGCTGTTCCGACGGCAGCCCGCCCTCCCCCCGGAATCTCGGCGGAAGGAACGCGCAGAAATCTCGGCTCCGcgcgccctccctccctctctccccctcccctctcctgccgaTCCGCCCACTCGGCCACCCCCCTCCGCGCCGCTGCCTGCTGCccgccaagccccgcccccttttcaTTGTCCTCCCCTCTCCTGTTTATACACAAAGACCCCCGCCTGCcccggtctcctcctcctccccctccccttcctccgctctttctttctttctcttctttctccttcttcccaatctttcctctcttctctctcttccccctttttctccctctctttcttttgcctccctttcctccctttttcccctcCCAGTTTTTCCATCCTGGGTTAAAATAGGATTTGAGCCATGGGGCTGGGAGGTGGAGCTCGGCAGAGGATTTAAAAAAGCGGGTGTGCAaagggattgagagagagagagagagagaatcattaTTTttcgccttctctctctctctatgttccTCGTTCTCtctgaaaggaggagaaaaaacttCTTGGGAAGCAGCAAAAGGAAGGAggtggagagaggaaagaaagagaagagaaatcggaaaggaggaggaggagaggaagaggaagaaaggaggaggaggaaagcaagagaagaagacagaaagaggaggaaaataggaggaaggaaggaagagaggaagaagaaagggaggaggagaggaggaggaaggaaggaggagaggaataaggaagaaagagaaggaggagagcagaagaggaagacagaaagaggaggagaataagaggaaggaaggaggagaggaataagaaagaggaggaggagaataagagaaggagaagaggaagacagaaagaagaggagaagaggagggaagaaagagaagaaaaaggggaaaaagaaggagaataggagggaagaagaagaagaaaaagagggggaggaagaaaagaggagaataggaggaagaaaggagaagaataagaaagagggaaagaaaggaggaggagggaggaagaaggagaagaataagAAAGAGGGGAGGTAGAAAGGAGAAGaataagaaagaggaagaaaggagaaggagaataggaggaaggaaagaagagaagaataagaaagaggagggagggaggaagaaggagaagaataagaaagggggggaaaaggaaggagaaggagagtaagataaggagaagaggaagacagaaagaggaggagaaaggaagagggagacgaataagaaaaaggaggaggaagaaaggaaaggaggggaataagagcaggagaagaggaagacaggacgaggagaagaagaggagggaggaaggaagagaaggataagaaagaggaggaggaggaaaggaagaaaagaggaaggaggagggggcggAAAGGGACTGACTAACCAAACCCTTCCTCTGGCAAGGCAGCCCTGACTCAGATCCTCCACCCGaatctcctcccttctttctcttgctttgAGGGACAGAGAGTGGCAGTCAAGAAAAGGAACTTCTCATCCAGCTGGGATCATCTGCACTTCTTCCTCAGAGATGGACCCAGCGGAGGACCCAGCCCACCTTCTGCCCCACATCTCTTGGACCACCTTGGTTTGATAGTGAGTAGGGaatccttgttttgttttgttttgttttgttggccCCGAGAGATTATATGGGGATTTCCAAGCGGGCTAAGAACCTTAACAAAATCTCCTTCCAAGATCTCCCAAGGGTTCTCATTCTTCGGAGTTGGCCTACTTATGTGTGTGGACAACCCATGCTGATACCGGTTCAGTTCCTCTGATTGTGAGGCGCCAAGACGGAAAGGGATCAGGAGAcacaaggaggggaagaaagagcaGGAGAGTCTTGGATAGAGATCCTCTGCCCTCTCTTTCTATGGCTTATCCTTAGTCCTATATTGTTTTCATCCATTGATCAAAGGGATCTTTGATCTTTTATCCCTTCTCAAGATGCTGGGATTCGGTCGTTACTGGAATATATCttccttgtttttatttttcccaaaatgaattagaaaatcatagaatccgagagttggaagagacctcgtgggccaaccagtccaaccccctgccaagaagcaggaaaatcgcattcaaatcgcTCTCATCACCTGAATTCTTGGAATTCTCTGGATATAAGGGGTTCTTGTTGTGTGAAAATCCGCTCATCTGGCTGCTTCCATCCCTCGGATGCCTGGATCCGATCTCTGCTGGGATTTGAGCTGATCTTCCCCGCTGCCTTTGTTTCCTCCTCAGGAATCCTCGCTTTTGACCCAGTTAAGAACTTCAAAAGGCAGCGCTGGGTACCAAAGTCAATTTAGCATCCTCACCTGTCACTGTTGGTTTTTGCAGGCGTTTGAACTCCTGGGATTGCTTGAAATTTGGAAACATCGAGATCCTATTACAGTaggtttgtatttttttctccccttATGTATGTCCTTCTTATGGTTCCCatgctcttcctccctccttgcaAGATTTGTTTACCTTTTCAGTCTTAAAGTGCAGCAGCCTGACATGATAATGTtatttcaatgtgttgtcgaaggctttcagggctggaatcactgggttgctgtgagttttccaggctgtatggccatgttccagaagcattctctcctgacgttttgcccacatcctcagaggatgcctgccatagatgcaggggtggctcaacccattacgcaaagtaagcatttgcagtatagttgattttgcccaggggcgctcttgaggcgctcttgggggaaaatagaccttgacatatgcgagttgtagttactgggatgtatagttcacctacaatcaaagagcattctgaactctaccaatgatggaattgaaccaaatatggcacacacaactcccatgacgaacagtaaatatatatcagtgattggtgggggcggagggggcaaaatactgtttgcttactgttgaaaattatctagggccgcctttgCATAGATGTGtatgaaacctcaggagagaatgcttctggaacatggccatacagcccagaaaactcacagaaacccaatgtTATTTAAGGTATTTAATAATACTGGACACTATGTtaaatatcattttatttatttatttactagccgccctctgacatgcattgctgtggccttgtctgtgtatatgtgtttttgtgtgtatatatttgtgtacatatgtgtgtgtttgcgtatatgtatgtggttttgcgcatgcgttgtaatgtattttttttattttttggctttttaagtcccttccaatatgtttcccagtgtttttatgagtgatggtcactcacagataggtgcattgtgtccaaatttggtgtcaattcacccagtggttcttgagttatgttaatcccacaaacgaacattacatttttatttatataaactagccatgccctgccacgcgttgctgtggcccagtctgtgtatatgtctttgtgtgtatgtatgtgcatatatatttgtgtatatgtgtatatatgtgtttttgcacttgcattgtaatgtatttttttcttctgctgtgtttttcagggtttttatgagtgatgttcacttGTTGGTcagataggtgcattgtgtccaaatttggtgtcagttcatcaagtggattttgagttatattaatcccacaaacaagcattacatgtttatttatatagattatttattattattttaaaatagtagTGTCATGTTTATATTTTTCATAAATACATATTAATCACCACTACTCAGTGGCTGGGCGCATAAGGTTCTATGTAACCTCTTAAAGCCAAATCCACTTGCCATTCTAAATTCAGATTAAAGGAACTTCTCTTCCCTGGAAGATATAGATATGACATGTATATGGGAAGGATGGAATTaaagcattgcccccccccccccccccaggatgctGCCTTGAAATATTCCTTTTGTCCCCAAATTTATAGTATCGCTAAAACTGGAAATTTCAGGTGAATATTTAGAAATACAATGTAGGCATCCAAAGACAAGGGGCTGGCAAGGTGACCAATGGAATGCAAATTCAAGAGTTCTAGGCATGACAAATTGTCAATACTATGCAATGCAAGAAATTTATTGACAGACAGGAAATATTATGGGAAACATAATTTtagtgtatttttatttatttatttatttatacacaaatacacacacaacacatatacacagactaggccacagcaatgcatggtaggggacggctagtatatagtaaaacaatcattaaaaacgtATAAAACCTtgaaaccacttatttaaaatcacgcaatccaatatcatagtctgTGGCTGTTCCAATTTGTCATTGCAGTATTCCATAATTTTCTTATTACACTGAATGCCTGGTCTGATATCCATGTCTTTAGCCTTTAGGGAACAATACACTttaattcccccccccttttttttttggtcgtgttctgagtgacttgagaaactgcaagtcgtttctggtgtgagagaattgaccgtctgcaaggacactgcccaggggacacctggatgttttgatgttttatcatctatgtgggtggcttctctcatgtctccacatggggagctggagctgatagagggagctcacccgtgctctccctggattcgaacttgtgacctgttggtcttcagtcctgctggcacctggtctaacccactgtgccaccccaTCTCAGCTATACCCCGGTCTTCACTTTTAGTGCAAAACCTTTTGGGGATTCAATGTATAGGGAACTGTAGTGAAATTCATTTCGTTCCTACTGCTGTCTGGTATCAGATTCCATTGCTTGGTGTGAAAACACAAGCGCTGCATGTTTCAATCTAGATTAAATAACCTGGATCCTTTGAATCCTCATTCCCCTTTGCCTCTTGAGATCAATGTGTGAAATGTTATTTTAGCCACATTTGCATTTGCTTTACCTTTTATCCCTGGTTCTGTATTCAGCTGTTTTGCAGGCAGGGATGGTAATACAGATTTAGAAGCACTAAAGCAAGACATTGAAGAAAGAGCAGGCTTTTCAAACAGCCAGCCAGTGTCTGGCggctcctccctcttctcttctttaACCCCATGCAAAGAGATTAACTCATCTCGCTGTCGGTGGATTGCTTCCCTCCTTTGGGTGCCTGGGCTCCTTGTGTGGAGATCCACGTGTGGAACTGTCACACCCACCCCTACAAGATCTGGGAGGGGAGGGTGTGTGACGTGAGCTGGAAAGGATGAGTGGATTGGGTGGGGGGAGAAGACGAGTCACAGGCAGAGCCAAAAGAGCACTTTTcacctctctatctctttctttctggcTTCCTGAAGCTTTCGTAGTTCTTACGGTTGTCCTTACAGTCCTTCCTCCATCTGGCTCTTCCCTCTCGCTCTATCCTtctgcttccctccttctctgtgtCTTGTCATTATGCTCCTCCATCCCTCCACACCCTTtcacctttctttcctcctttttgtcccTTTCTGTCTTCTCTCCACGCCTTGTTtctcaaaattttcaaccctttaGTCTCCAGTCTCTTGTTTGCACCAATATTCCcttatttttctcctcctccttatccTCAGCTCCTTTCTCCAGCCTTTTCCACTttgcaccttttctttccctcctcttctatTTACTTCCCTTtatctcccttttctcttcctgttGCCTTTCAGTCTCCTCCActtgtttctttattatttttccttcccATTGTACCCGTCTAATACTTgaagtttctttctttttatatatttcctcccttccttccttccttccttccttccttccttccttccttcctttcttcctgtctttctttctttctttctttctttctttctttcttctgtccttccttccttcctttctacctgtctttcttctttctgtctgtctgtctttctttcttctgtcttcctttctatctgtctttcttctgtccttcctgcctgcctgcctgcctgccttccttccttccttccttccttccttccttccttccttccttttgttattTCTTTCCTCTTGTTCACATTTGTCTTGCTTTCCCAGGTTTTCTGCCTATTTCCTGTGAGTCTACTACACAAAGATGTCGACTCCTGTGCTGCCAGAATGGAAGCTCCAGTTGCTGGAGCGCCGgcggaaagaggaagaggaaacccGCCGGCGGGAGCGGGAACAGCTAGACCGCATGGCCAAGATGCCCGCCTGGAAGCGGGAGATCATCGAGAGGCGACGGGCCAAGCAGGGCTCCAGCACTTCCTTCTCTGAGACTGGCGGgctgggtgggactgagagtggggCAGCCCCTGTACATGCCACAGCAACACCAGGTCTAGGCGGAGAGCTGGAGAGTTCTGTACTGCAGGAGAAGATTGGGCCGGTCCACCAGAACCCTTTCATCCAACTGGAGAAGCGCCGATACAAGGAGTCCGCCCCGTCGGAGAGTGACCTTGCCAACGTTAAGGCCAAGCAGATTGTGGATCTTTATGGGCAGATCCCTGGTGTCCGCACCCTGCGTGCTGACAACGTCATCATTATTGAGTCTGTGCCAGGGGCACCACCAGCACAACTCGCCAGCGAACGACACACGGGGGAATCCAAATCAGGCAGTGTGGAATCCCTGAATGAGCTGTTGGCACGGCGCGGGGGCAGCGTGACGGAGATCCGTGCCGGGGAGGTCTTCATCGTAAAGTCTGCCTTGAGCCGCAGTGTGGAGGACCTCAACTCTGTCGGCAGGGCTGAATACCGAACATCCCTACCAGAGCAGCGCAGAGGGCGGGTGAGCAAATTGCTGAGCCGATTCAGCCAGGAGGAGAGCAGTGGGACAGTGTCACCACGTCCAGTGAGATCACTTAGTACCGAGAACCTGACAGACAGTAACTATGTGGCAAGGAAGCCAGGCCACTCACGGGCAGACAGTAGCCCAACTTGGCAGTACCATGATAGCATACCCAGTCCTCCTCGTGACCTGCCGGGACTAACCCCTCCGGTGCCCTGTACTGTGGCTTCTTATCGCAGCCAGTTTGAAGCCAAATCTGGCAGTGGGGAGGCCTGGCCAGACAGTCCTCCGAGACGTTCACCAACAGGCAAAGCATGGGGGAGGGAGGCGGCCTCTCCAGAGAGGGGGTCCAAATTTGAGAGCAGCGATTCAGAGGCTTCTTTTGAGATCCACCCTGTGCCACCTCCGGCCTCAGTTGCTGAAGACGATGTCCAGGGCAAAGCCTTGGCCAATCTGCGTCTCCACTCCCGGAACTCCTTTATGGTGGTGCCGAGACGGGGCTCGGCCTCCCCTCCTCCACCCTCAGAACCCAAGCAGGAAGCCACCCCTTccccacttcctcctccttcttctgtcAAGCCCCCAACCCCCACTTCCTGCTCCTCGCCCAGTTCTGAACAACTTCTCCTGGACTCTGAGGAGCCACCGGAGGCTGAGGCCATGAGACGCGTGGTGGGAGGAAGCAGCGGCATTAAGGAGGACGTCAGAGTGGGGGGCTTGGCCCGGGCCTCGTCCCCCCACCCAGCCGTGCAGCGTCGCAGTGGAAACACCATCACCATCAATCCTCGCAAAGCCCCAGTGGCACCTGTCACCACAGCAGTGGAGAATGGCATTGAGAGCGACGGTCCCCCCATCACAGCCCCTGTGAAGAAGCGATATCCCACAGCCGAGGAGATCCAGGTGATCGGAGGATACCTCTCACTGCAGAGATCTTGCCTTGCGAAGAACGACCCACACCGGAAAAAGGTAGGGGAAATTATCTGCTAGTTGCTCCATGGAGCTCAATTTTGCAACTCCGCCTCTGTCTTTCTGCCCTGAAGTttgtctttctttatttccttgttTTGACCTAAACTTTCCCttcatttttgtatttgtttttcaacAACTTGCCCATCCTCACACTGATTTGTGTCGCATTCCCTAcatctcctctttccctcccttttaatTCAACATTCCAAAACAATTtgaataatggaagttgtagtttggtgagagacAAGCATTATTTAGTGggaaaggctcaagaccttgtaaaactgcaactcccattactcCATAGCTCCCATGGTGTCAAACTGgcttaatgggttgctgtgagtttgctgggctgtgtggccatgttccaaaagcattctctcctgatgttttgcctacatctatagtaggcatcctcagaggttgtgaggtctcttttcctcataacctctgaggatgcctaccatagatgtaggtgaaacgtcatgagagaatgcttctggaacatggccatacagcccagaaaacacaaaacaaacgagtgattcaggccatgaaagccttcaacaacaaattggAAACTTTCACATCAATAATTTCATGTGAAGATCATCTTGTTTAAAGTTGTGGGATTTCATGGCAGCATCTCGAACCCAGATCTCCTTTGTGATTAAAACTTTccattgcttgcttgctttttgcAACAAAAGTACAAAATGTACTTTGCCTTTGTAAGGAAGATGTTGCCATTCCCATTTTACAGATAAGCAAAGGAGGAGACAGATACGCAAGTTTGTTCATGGCCAGTTCAAAAGTTTCTTGAAAGTCTCCTGCCTCTCAGGATCAAAATCCAACATTTTAGCCAGAAGATCATTCCTCGGTGTCCTTTGGCTAGCTCCTCTCAATGTTTGGCATTCCTTATAAGCCAGGGATAATGGAGTGAAGGGGTGGGGTTTTTATGTCTATTAGAAGATGTACTGAGTACACAGCAATTTTACTCATTACCATGTAAGGCATAATAGTTAACAGCTTCTAGGATGTGAAATCAGCTACCCAGTGGAATAGACTCAGTGTGCTTCTGAGCAGCTGGGACCTGGTGCTACCACTCAGAAAACTCTCTGCAACTTTGGCCTGAACCCTATTGGTTAAtattttacttaggcgatccctcgtagccctaggatgatggtcctccaagtgtagtgtcttgttggtgagtccgtaggtggctgtggagacctgttgttgatccgcatgttctcccgcagtgaggacatcaatttccaggtggaaggcaatcccggtcagggttggcttgacatgccttcctcttggcaagtttcgccctccattcgtgcctcttttaattctgcagcactgctgatcacagctgacctccagttagagtgctcaagctCTTCCCAGTTAGTACCAAACTATCAGCctggatagtaaataaagaacaacactcagaaaacaggggaattcctgacatgaaagaatCAGGGCCAtctatcacctcccaacaaaggattcctccaagcAGGaatcagctaggctttgaagctgaaaggccattaaatactaatcagggtggccaattgcagcattcatacttgcctcaaacagacgagttctttctc
This genomic interval from Anolis sagrei isolate rAnoSag1 chromosome 2, rAnoSag1.mat, whole genome shotgun sequence contains the following:
- the PPP1R18 gene encoding phostensin, coding for MSTPVLPEWKLQLLERRRKEEEETRRREREQLDRMAKMPAWKREIIERRRAKQGSSTSFSETGGLGGTESGAAPVHATATPGLGGELESSVLQEKIGPVHQNPFIQLEKRRYKESAPSESDLANVKAKQIVDLYGQIPGVRTLRADNVIIIESVPGAPPAQLASERHTGESKSGSVESLNELLARRGGSVTEIRAGEVFIVKSALSRSVEDLNSVGRAEYRTSLPEQRRGRVSKLLSRFSQEESSGTVSPRPVRSLSTENLTDSNYVARKPGHSRADSSPTWQYHDSIPSPPRDLPGLTPPVPCTVASYRSQFEAKSGSGEAWPDSPPRRSPTGKAWGREAASPERGSKFESSDSEASFEIHPVPPPASVAEDDVQGKALANLRLHSRNSFMVVPRRGSASPPPPSEPKQEATPSPLPPPSSVKPPTPTSCSSPSSEQLLLDSEEPPEAEAMRRVVGGSSGIKEDVRVGGLARASSPHPAVQRRSGNTITINPRKAPVAPVTTAVENGIESDGPPITAPVKKRYPTAEEIQVIGGYLSLQRSCLAKNDPHRKKLKISFSENQLERTFQYPSEGSLLEEFGPPEESDSLTCTNPHGDEEEEEEDLLLLHRGLPGLLRTKPLIVDESCRR